The Paenibacillus sp. FSL H7-0357 nucleotide sequence TCATAATCTCCCAGATAGTCTCCTGCATAAAAATCAAATAACCGCTGATGTTCCGCATAATTATCGTGATTAATGGCGGGGAGTGCCTGAATGCCTTTTTCCCACTCCATAACGTCGATAAGTAAGTTGTCTGTCTCTAGGATATATCCTCCTTCGGTACTGATACTGTTGATTTGCAGATCAATTTCAGCTTGTTTCAAACAATTCCGCACCTGGTAAATTGTTGTGTACAGTAAAGTGGAAGCCTTTTTGTATGAGATATTGGGCCATAACATCTCAATGAGATGATTTTTTCCGACGAAACGGTTGCGGTTATGTAGTAAATAGGCGAATAATTCCTGAGACTTTGAGGTGCGCCAGCGGATATTTGGAAGCGGCTGTCCGCAACGTTCGAACCGGAGCGACTGAAAACTACGGATCACGGTTTTATTTTCGTGCTTATCGGAAGATTCCTCAACCCTTTGCTCCTCAAGGCGCTGAATGGTTTTGAGCAATCGCTCCAGCTTTACAGGCTTCAACAAATAGTCCAGCGCATTCAGCTCAAAAGCACCCACAGCATAGTTATTATAGGCGGTCAAAAAGACTATCTTGGTTTGCGGACACTGTATTTGCAGCAGCTCTGCAACCATCATGCCGTTCAGACCCGGCATTTCGATATCCAGAAATATGACGTCTGGATTCAACTGTGCAGATGCTTGTACAGCCTTGGCCGGATCAGTATAAGCTCCGACAACGTTAACCATGGGCATTTCGTTCAGCATCAGTTCCAGATTCAGTAGGGCCAGATACTCATCGTCTACAAGCAAAGCTTGAATCATTGTCATTCCACCACCTATTTACAAAATAAGTTGTTTCAGTTAACTTAAAGTTTTTTCGCCACACTGAATGAGACCACAGTCCCTGATTCGACTACGCTCTGAACTCTCAGCGTACTCCCACAAAATCGTTTTAACCGCCGGTCGGTATTTAACAGACCAATACCCGTTCGGCTGTTTGTCTTTATATCTAGAATATGTTTGAGGGTTTCTTCATCAATCCCCATACCATTATCGGAAACGGAAATCTCGACAGCCTGGCCAATATCGGCTACTCTAATTCGTACTTCCCCGCCCTCAGGCCTCTTTAATATGCCATGGGTAACGGCATTATCTACAAGCGGTTGAATAGTCAAAGGAGGAATTTCGACTTGTATGTTATCGTCGATCTCCCATACCACCTGAAGCCTGTCCTGGAATCGCTTTTGCTGGATATACAGATAGGAACGAATAAGACTAAGCTCCCGATCAAGTGTTACAAGGCGGTCAGAGTTTTGAAAATCTATGCCAAGCCTAAAATAGTTGGTGAGTTCATCGATTAAATCATCCATTTTTCCCCGATCGATCTTACTGAGAGCAGATACAGCATTAAACGTATTAATCAGGAAATGAGGTTTGATTTGAGCCTGCAGCAATGCAGCTTCCATACGCAATCCTTCATTTACCGATTTTTTGAGATTTGTCAGCGATCTTACTCTGGACTTCAGTTCGGTTGCATTCACTGGTTTGGTTACATAGTCATTTGCCCCGGACCGGAATCCCGCTTCAATATCCTTTTCTCGATTACTGGCTGTTAAGAGAAGGACAGGAAGCTCTGCAATAGAAAAACGTTCGCGAATTCGTGCAGTCAGTTCGTAGCCGGACATTATCGGCATGGTTACATCGGAAATGATTAGGTCCCATACGCCTGTTTCCAGCAGGGCTAGTGCTTCTACGCCGTTGATTGCTGAAAACAGATCATAATGCTCATTCGCAAAAATTGACTTTAGCACATTTAGATTAACAGGATCATCATCAACAATCATCAATTGTATCTTGTCAGTAGGTAAAGTGAGATTTAGCTCTGTGTAAGGAGAGCTCGTGTCGAGAGAAGCTCTAACATCATGGCTTACAGCAGTATTATCTGGAGCTTCAGGTACCAGTGCAGGTAGCTTCCCATCAGCTCCATCTGTATCAAGCTTTAATGTGAAAGTGAAAATAGAGCCGATATTGCTCTCCGATCGTACCTCTATCGTTCCACCATGCATTTCAACAAGCTGTTTGCATATGTTAAGCCCCAGGCCAACTCCCCCCCTGAATGAAGCCGAGTCTAAAGGTGCCTGAACGTACGCCTCGAACACTCTACTTATTGTTTCCGAATCCATCCCCATCCCCGTATCTGCAACCGAAATGCTCGCCCATTCGCCTTTAATTTCGGCATACACTGAAATCTCGCCTGCTTCGGAGTACTTTATAGCGTTATGTAAAAGATTGAACAGAATTTGATTCAATCTGTACTCATCAGCAAATACTGGCGGGAAATCTGCCGGTATACAGTTGACCAACTGAATAGGCTTGCCCTCTATCATAAAGCGAAGCATATCGAGAACACTTGAAGCAACGCCATGTACGGAAATAGCCTCAAAGTTTAAATGAATCTGATTTTCCTTAAGTCTGGCGATATCCAGCAGATCGTTCAGCATATAAGACATACGCCGGCCAACCTTGACCAGCAAATGAAGGTCGTTAGCACTGTTTATCCCCAGCTTGTTCTGTTCTCTGTCGAATACCGACTCTGAGAGGTTAATCATACCGTGCAGTGGATTACGTAGTTCATGGGCCACAGTAAACAGAAACTCGTCCTTTTGTTTGTCCGCTTTTTGCAGTATACCTGCCAGCTCCTGAGCGTCCCGTGACACCCCGATAAAGCGCTTGAACCAAAAGGCTGCAATACAAATCATCGCAATAATAAGGTCGAAAGGATATGAGGGCACCTCAATCCGGGCCTTTTCGTAAATAACAAGCCAAATCATACTGCTGACAGCAGCAAGAGCCGCTAGGAACAGAAAAATATTATCCGAAACCTGCTTGACCGTCGATCTGTACATCACATAAGGAGTAAGCAGGCAAGGAATGAACATTAGAGCGAAATATAGGGTTTCATGACCTTTCACAATATGTAAAGGCAGAAGGCACACCGCCAGAATTGCAACGCAGCACAGGAGCTTGTAGACTCGAACCGCCCGGTTGGGCACCCAAGAAGGAAGCTTGTCCTTAATCAATTGCTGCAAAAAAAACGCACCTGACAGCATAACGATATAGACAATTTTTTGTCCCCAGATATAGGTGAAGGGAAGCCACTTATACAATAACCTTGCATCGGTTAGTAACGTAGCGAAAATAATACAAACTATCATCATTGAGAAAGAAATCAGTTGCTTGTTCCGGACTCCTAAAACATATAACAAAAATCCGTAGAGGGCATGAAGGGCATAAGCCACACAGGCAATCCAGAGCACATTTTCTTTTATTTTTATGTTTTTTCTAAGTGCGTTTTCCAGTCCGAATTCAACGGAATGAACAATCCCGCCACTACGAATTCCGTCAAAATTAGAGACTTGTATGATAAGCTCAATTTCGCTCTGATCTTTTATTGTAAAATACATTGTATACGGTTTTTCTAGTGGTGTGTAGTTGTCTTTGGTCATTCCCGGCTGTCCTGAGTGACCTAGCAGCTGTCGGTTTATGTATACTTCTGACGAACTTTTTATCCGCGTGATGTGGACGCCGTAAGACTCTCCCTTGTCTGGGTCCAGAAGAATCCTCAAGCGGTAAGTACCGGAACCATACTTGCCCTTGCCATATAAATCATCCTTTAAATTCCAAGTAGCCGGAACTTGGATCCATTGGCTTGGTGGTTGAAGTTCAGACAATGAACTGCCATTCCTGAATGGGAGCACACCGGGATAGAATTCCCATTCGCCATTCAGCGGCAGAGAGTGTTCGGTCAGAGAATCCCATCCCCGCAGATCCAGTACCCCTTGTTCCGCAACTGGATAGTCTGCAGCCAGATTATATTGCAGCCATTCCAGACGTAAACCGGTTAAGACGACCATAAATATTGTGGATATTATCCATATTTTAGTTTTCTTCATAATGAACCTCTCATTCGACATGACAATATGCCTGAACCTTCTTGTTCTCCGGCTATTTCAGTGAGGCGGGCAGTTTAATCCCATGGAGCTTGCCGCCGGATTGAATCAGCAGCATGCCGCCGGTCTTCAGCAGGGGGCCAAATTCGCGTGATCCGGTACGGACAGTGAATACGGGTTTCGAGCTTATGAGGTCATAGGCATGCAGCAGTCCGTCGGACTGTCCGACATAAACCCCCTTGCCGAATATAGCGGCTTGCACCGTAGCGTTCTCTCCCTCATCAAAGTGTATATATTGTCCGGTATTCAGTTTCATGGCAATCAGGCCATGGCTGTTGTAATCGGTGAAATAGACCCGGTCCTGATGCACCAGGCCCAGAGGGGAGCGCTGATCATATCTCTCCTGGGCCCATTTCTTCACCGGCTCTGCCCCGGGTACATAGTTATTGAAATCGTATAGAGCGAGGCGCTGCCCTTGGTAAATGTACAGATCGTTTCCGTTAAGAAATGCGGAGCCATAAGAGCCGCCCCCGCGATATATTCCGTCCGTTACGGCATTGTCCGTCCAACTGTAGGTCCGCTCTCCTTTGAGTGCTCCGGTTCGGAGATTGAAGGCGGCGATTTTGATTTTGCGGTTCACCGGGTCATCATCCAGCATGAATAACTCGCGCTCCGAATAAAGAATGCCATCCTTTATGGCCAGCGTACCCTTCTGCCTGGAAGCCTCCCACAGCTTGGTGCCGGTCAATTTATCGTATACGGCGATCAGAGGCATGGTGAGTGCGCCGGATACGGCATAATTTCTAGTGACAACACCCTCAGCCTCCAGCGGTTTTGAGCCAGAGTAGTAATTATTTGGATCTTCGGCAATCTGCCATTTGATTTTACCGGTTGCGGCATCTACGGCCGCCATTTTTTGCCCTTGAGTCACATACACCGTTCCTCCGGTTACCGTAAGGCTGTCAGCAGCCGAGTAGCCGAGTGTGGCGGACCAAACTTTGCCTCCATTTTCTTCTTTCACCTTATAAAGCGTCCCCGCTTGGGTCATTCCGTAAATGGCGCCATTGTTGTACACCATTCGCTGAGCCAACTGGCTGCCATATTCCCAGAGCTTGGTGCCGGTTGCTGCCTTCAATGCGGCCAGCTTGCCGTTTGGTTGCAGCATAAATACCTTGCCGTTCTCTGCGATGGCTGTCACCGGGTCAGGGTTATCTGCCACTTTGGGCTTTGCGATCGACAGGGACCAAGCAGGTTGTACCGCCGGTGCCTCTATTTGCTGGTAATAGATGTTGCTTGTGCTTACTGCCGCCTTTTCTGCCTGAGCTGTTCCATCACCCGCTCCGAGTGGCAGCATCAGTGCAGCACAGATGGCACAGCTGAGTTTCTTGAAATATTGTTCCTTTCTCATTGTGAATCCTCCATCCTCAATTATATTGTAACCGGTGCATATTCTGGAACTTCTATATATATAGACTTATTATTTGTTAAAAAGTTACATTGGAATAGAGGGGGAATTGAATTTGAATTCTGCAGGGAGCAGAGATCCAATTGAAACAATGGTCCGAGAAAAAAGCTTATTTTTCAAATATTAAAATATTCATATATATATACAGGAACTTTAAATACATATATACTTGAGTCAGCTAAAATGAAGCTCTTGAGATCATTTTTAAAAAAGGAATAGAATCTTGTCTTCATATAATTATTAAGATAGGAGGCAAGTTTGTTTGAGTACTGTAAGCATCCTTGTACAGACATATTTGGGGATTGAAAAACGCTATGAAGAACTTGTTAACCAATATTCGGGATTAACTTTTCTTGAAGGTTCAACTGCAGTTGTTGAAGGAGGAGCTTATTCTTGGAGTCCCCTAAGTGCAGATGCAGCATCCATCCGAGAGCGCCTATATGCTGATTACATAGACTTAATTGAAATGGCACGAGAGACCCTGCAAAGTAAGGATAGTCCTTATGTTATAACGTATGAAGAGAGCGTAAAAGTAACACTAGCTTATTTCACTCAAGAAGATTTAGTGTTTGTCTCATCGCTGGAAGAAGTTTTTAAGATTGTAAAAAGAGAAATAGACCTTCAACGTTCTATCATCTGCTCCATGATGTATGATAGTTGATTTTATTTTATCAGATATAAAAATAAACCAGCGCGCACGGATTGCATCCGTGCGCGCTGGTTGTTTATATTCTACCCTACACAAATACCTCAGCCCACTCTGCTGCCTGTTCTCTAGCCAGAATGGTAAACTGCTTGGTCAGTAGATTCGCTGTAAGCTTTGCCTCACTAGCTTGATGTTTCCACGTGATTTCCAGCTCATGACTGCTTTTCTCTTGAATTGCAATATCGCCACTGAAGGCAGGGCAGCTGTTTCTGAATTTCAGCAACTGGAACAACTTTTGCACAACGGGGCGTTTGGTCTCAACCTCAATTTCCTCTTTGGTATAATAGTGCCGGTTAATATTGCGTCCTTCCTTCGTGCTCTCCAGCAGTTCAATATCATTCTCTCCCGCCAGCAAGCCTACATAATAGATTTGCGGGATACCCGGTGCAAAGCACTGAAGAGCCCTCGCCAGTAGATAGGCCTGATCGTCGTTTCCGAGTGCAGAATAATAAGTGCAATTAATCTGATAAATATCGAGATTGTTGTATGCTTCCGTACTGTAAATTTTCTTAACATTGGCACCTTGACTGTAGAGATGTTCACGGGTCATTTCCGCTTCCTCATCTGATAATAAGTCCTTCACATCAACGACTCCGATGCCGTCATGAGTATCCAGGGTGGTGAATTGTTTGCGCGGACAAATCTGCAGCCAGTGGGCCAGACGATGGGCCTTCCCGCTGAACAGCGCATGCAGTACGAGCATCGGGAGCGCAAAATCGTAGACATAATAACCCTGCTCGGCAATCTTCAGCTGAATGCTGTAATGTTCGTGAATTTCAGGCAGCACGGTGATACCGGTAGGATTTACAATATCTTCGGAATACTTGAGCATTTCCCAGATCTCCGGCTCTACAAAAAAGCAGTTCGTTCCAATCTTTTTGTTAGCATAAGCAAAAGCATCCAGGCGGATAATCGAAGCTCCCTTTCCGGCGAGAAAAGTCAGATTGTCCCGGACAAACTTCTTCGTGGTTTCTGTTGTCACATCCAGGTCAATTTGCTGCTCATCAAAGGTGCACCAGACTTTCTCCGTAGTGCCGTCTTTAAATGTGACTTCAACGTACGGAGCACGGGGCTTGCGTTTATAGATCAGATCGACATCCGCATCTGTGGGTTCGCCGCCGGGCCAGAAGTCCTTATAGCGGATGAACAGATCAGCATATTCCGAATCCTCTTTTTTATCCAGGAAATCCCGGAAATAAGGCGACTGTCTGGAAATGTGATTGATCATAAAGTCGTACATCATATAGAATTTCCCGCTCATCTCTTCAACCTCAGACCATGATCCAAAGGATTCATCCACTTGGGTATAATCCATGGGTGCAAATCCGCGGTCGCCGGACGAAGGATAGAAGGGCAATAAATGGACCCCGCCGACCACTCCTTTTAAATGTTTGTCCAATATTTCATTCAATTCTTGTAAATTGCGTCCCAAGCTATCGGCATAGGTGATCAACATGGCTTCATTTTTGATTTGCATAATAAAATGTTCCTCTCTGCCCTGTAGGTTTTGTTAGTGGGTGATGTTCGTTTCTCGTGTTAATTTCCACATGATGCTTTCATAATCGCCTTTCCATAGTGCGGGAACAGCAAGCCCGCTGTTCATCAGTTCGTCCGCGCCATAGACTCCGCCTTTGTCGCAGGAGTAATTGCTGCTCTCATCCAGACCTTGCAGTCGAACCGAGCTCACCCGGCTGTTTGCCTCCGCTCCGGTTCTAAAATAAAAGACTAGCGCTTCACTCTGGTCGGCGGAAACAAACATCCATGCGGTTTCATTACCTTCAAACGGGCTGAGCAGCCGGTAAAAACCGCCAAATTGGATTAACATCCGGTTTGTTTTATAAAGCTCAATCTGCCTCCGAATCTCAGCCTTTTCTTCTTCGCTTAACGCGGTTACGTCAAGCTCGTATCCGAAGTTCCCGCTCATGGCGACATGCCCGCGGATGTCCAGTGAAGTGCTGCGGTGGACTTGATGATTCGGAACAGCGGAGACATGGGCACCCATGGAGATGATCGGATAGACAAGGCTTGTTCCATATTGAATCTTCAAGCGGGATACGGCATCCGTGTTATCGCTTGTCCAGGTCTGTGGCATATAATACAGCATGCCTGGATCAAAACGCCCGCCTCCGCCTGAACAGCTTTCGAATAGGACATGCGGGAACGTTGTCGTCAGTTCCTCCATTACTCTATACAAGCCAAGGATATAGCGGTGAGCGGTTTCGCGTTGTCTCACCGGCGGAAGGGTCGCCGAGCCGATCTCTGTCATATGTCTATTCATGTCCCATTTGACATAGGTAATCGGGGCGGACGACAGGATGTCTGAAACCATGGAGATGATTTCGTCGCATACTTCCGTCCGCGAGAAGTCAAGAACCAGCTGGTTGCGTCCCTCGGAACGGTTGCGGCCGGGAACATGCAGACACCAATCAGGATGCTTGCGGTACAGCTCACTTTCCTGTGAGACCATCTCCGGCTCGAACCATAAGCCGAATTGCATCTCCTTGTCCACGATTCGCCCGGCCAGCCTGTTTAATCCGCCCTCCAGCTTGTTCTCATTAACAAACCAGTCTCCGAGGGAAGATTTATCATCATCGCGTTTGCCAAACCAGCCGTCATCCAAGACAAACAGCTCCATGCCAAGTGAGCTGCCGGCTTCTGCGATCCGTTCGATACTGTCTGCATTAAAGTCAAAGTAGGTTCCTTCCCAGTTATTAATCAGAATGGGGCGGACCTGGTCGCGGTATTCCCCGCGGCATAAACGTTCTCTGAACAATCCGTGAAACGTCCGGGACATTTCTCCCAATCCATTCGCGGAGTAGACAAGGATTGCTTCAGGACATTGAAATGCCCCGCCAGGCTCAAGACTCCAGCTGAAGTCAAAATCATTAATCCCCATAGAGACCCTCGTGGTCGAGAACTGATCCACTTCCGCTGAGGCTGTAAAGCTTCCGCTGTACACCAGGCTGAATGCAAAGATCTCACCGCATTCTTCTGTAGCTCCTTTTCGTGCCAAGGCAAGAAAGGGATTGTGCTGGTGGCTGCTGGCACCCCTGCGGCTCTCAATAGACTGGATTCCCTTATGCAGCGGTTGTCGTTCAATATGCCGTTCTCTGGCCCAGGCGCCGGGAAGATGTACCATATCAAAATTGTCATCGCGGAAATCGACATTGGCGCTGAAAGCCCGCAGGACCTGCAAGGGCTCGGCTCCTTTATTCAGCAGCCGGACGGAGCGGGCAATTACATTTCGTCTTTCGTAAACGGTATAAGACAACGTAACGGAGAGACCGAGGAGGGAATCCAGCAGATGGATTTGCAGGGTCTGTGCTTCGTGTTCGTCTTCCACGTAAGTAACGGGAAGTCCGTCTATGGACGGTTTTCCCTGTACGATCTGATGGGAGATCACCCGCAGATCGGAGATAGTTGTTCCATCTGCTCGCTGGATTTGGTAGGCCGGATTGCGGAAATCAGTGCCTCCATAAGCCGGATATTCCTGCGGAAGTGTGTCTAGAGAGAAAGTGCGGTCATCCGGGTTGGGGTTAGGGGAGAATCCCCGGTCCAAATATTGCAGCGCATTGCTGCCATCATATCGGCGGAGACGTTTGCCCCAATAGAGATGGGCCAGGTAACCCCCATCAATAATTCGCAGGATGTAGCTGGTCTCACCCGCTGTTAAATGGAACGTACGGGATTCGGCATCAAATTGTATACTCATCTGGGCTCACTCCTTTAACGGTTAATTAACGAGGTTCAGCTTTTTACAGCCCCGGCGGATAAGCCGGCAATGAAAAAACGCTGGAGGAAAAGATACAACAGCGTAAGCGGCAGCATGGACATCAGAGATCCGGCGGCTACCCAGCTCAGATTGCTGGTAAACTGGGAGAAGAATGCGGATAAGGCCACTGTCAGTGTATGCATGCTGGACGATTGCAGGAAGAAAAGAGAGAATTGATAGTCATTCCAGATCGAAACCCCTGACAAAATAATCGCCGTCACCGTTACGGGCTGCAGCAGCGGCAAAATGATTTTGAAGAATAGTCCTACTCTGGAGGTTCCGTCAATCATCCCGGCTTCATCCAGTTCTTTGGGGATGGTGCCGATAAAACCGGTGTACAAGAAAATGGTCATCGGAAGATTGAAGGTTACATTGAGCAGGATCACACCCCAATACGTATTCAGACCATTCAAGTCCACGATGAACTGGTATAGCGGCACTAACACGGTCAAGGGGGGGACGATCAGCGCGGAAATGAACAGAATATAAACGAATTTATTCAAGCGTGTCTGAAAACGGGACAACGGATAGGAGGCAAGCGAACCGACAACCAGAATAAGGAGAACGGCAAAAAACGTGATGATTATATTATTAATAAAGGCACGGTCTAGATTGGCATATTGCCAAGCATTCTTGAAATTGTCCAGATTGAAATAACCCGGAAGAACCCACTTCGAACTTAAATCACTTTCCTTTTTGAACGCGGTGCTGACTAATAGGTACAGCGGAACAATATGAACTACGCCAATCAGCGCCATCAACGCGATTTGCCACTTGTTTATTTTGGGGGTTGCCATTATGCATTCTCCTTTCTCCGCAGCAGAATCAATGCAGCTATGCCGATAATGCTAGTAATAAAGAACATTAAGTTACCCATAGATGCTGCGTATCCAGCGTCCTGTCTGGCAAAATACATTTGGTACATCATCGTCGACAGAGACTGTGAGGCGTAGCCGGGGCCTCCGTTGGTTAGAGCGATGATTACGTCAAACAGCTTCAGTCCGCCAATGATATTAATGACCACATTGATAGTGATTGACGGGGCTAGCAGAGGGAAGGTGACATTCTTGAAACGCTGCCAAGCGGATGCGCCGTCCAATGAAGCTGCTTCATAATAATCGGCAGAAATGGACTGCAGGCCTGCCAAATAAATAATCATGGCCGTACCGACAAATTGAAAGGTGTTGACCAGCGTAATCAGCCAGACATTCAGCTGCGGATTGGCCAGGAAATTAACCGGATCTCCGCCAAACAGCTTAACCAGATCGTTCAAGGCGCCGCCGTTCATCTGGAAGATGAAATACCAAATGTAACCCATGATCAAAGGGCTGATAATGACCGGCAAATAGATGATTGTTCTAACGATTCCTCTGCCTTTAATGCTCTGGTTCAGCAAAAGCGCGTACAGCAAGCCAAACAAGTTTTGCAGAATTGTGCTGCCCAAACCGTAGGTTAATGTATTTTTGACAACCGTTCCTATATTCGGATCTGTAAATAAGCGTTTATAGTTGGCTAAGCCAACCCAGGCGGAATTTTGCGAATAGCCGTCCCAGTTTGTAAAAGAGATCCGTATGCCGTTCATAAACGGGTAAAAAATAAATGCAGCAAACAAAATCAATGCCGGCAAATACATCATATTGATTCCGAGTAATGATTTCTTCACACAATTCCCTCCCAATATGAGGAACAGAGAGCCCTCTCTTCAGTGAGGACTCTCTGTTCCTGCTCTATATCTATTTCTGCTGAGCTTTTAGCCGTTCTACTTCTGACTTCATATTCTCGCTGTATTTCTTAGCGGTAATATTTCCGGCCAACAATTCCTGGGCGTTCGTAATCATTACATCCCACATGCCGTTAGGAAGGTATATCCGGTCAAAATAAGGCAGTACTTTAGTATCCTTATATTGATCATAGTACTCACTGAAAGCGCCACCGCCGGATACATCCTTGAGGGCGGCTGGAGAAAGGGTTGCATCGGATACTTTCTTGACATTATCCGGCTGCGCCATATAATTCAGGAAATCTTTCGTTTGTTCAGGATAATTGGTGTCCTTCCATACCCCGAGTGCAAGCCGCTCGCCTCCGGCAAAGGTAGGCTCGTCGCCTGCAACAATAGCCGGCAGCGGAGCGATTCCCATTTTCACATCAGGATTGATCTTTTGGATATCTGCATAGGACGAAGGAGTATGGAACGCAAATGCCAGCTTGTCTTCAGCGAAAAGACGGGCTTCGTCCGCATATTTTGCCGTCAGCAAGTCGTTGTTCGTATAGCCCTTATCATATATTTCCTTGAATTTCTCAGGCAGATAGGTCCATTTATTCCAGTCGAAGGTGCCATCAAGAAGTGCCTGGGCTTCATTCTGCGGCGGAGTAATCAGAAGCGGATTTGCCATCATATCAAAGAACTGGCCGATGGTCCAAGGATCAAGCCCGGAGAAGAACATCGGAATGACTTCACCTTTGCTTTCTGTTTTGATTTTTTCGGCGGAAGCCAGAAGCTCATCCAGGGTAGCAGGCGGCGTCACACCGTATTTTTCAAGTACTTTAACATTATAGAAAAGGCCGTCTTTCGCTTCGTTGAGCGGCAGTGCGTAGACTTTACCGCTTTTATCAGTAAGCGTCGGTTTGATCGTGTCCGACATTTTTGCTGCCCAAGGTTCGTTTTTCAGATCCATGGTGTAATCACCGTAACGGAGCTTGGCCCAGCCATGGGTATCGAAAATATCCGGTAATTCGTTGGAGGCCATTTTCATTTTCATAATACTTTCATAGTTGGAGCCTGGGAACTGAACCTCGATTTGTGTCCCCGGATGTTCCGTTTGATAATTCGCTACAATTTCCTGGATGACATCCCGTACACCCTGTTCACCTACGGTCAGCATCATGGTCAGCTTGACGTTCTCTGCAGCACCTTCCACATTCTTGTTTTCGTTATTGCTGCAGGCAGCAAGTCCGAGACAGAGACTGGCAGCCAGTACAGAACTTAGATATTTCTTTTTCATTTTGTCATCCCCCAATTATTAATTAACGCGCTTACATACAAAAGAATAGCATTTATAAAAGCGCTATCAAATGACACCATTCTACGATTTATGCGCTCATTTCTCGAATTGACTTCTGGGTGTACTTTCCTTATTCTTGTTGTAGTAAAGGAGGGGCTTCCAATGAAACTGCATACGCTGCGATCCAAATTAACCCTTTCTTACGCATTGATCATAGCCATACCCGTGGCGATTATTATGGTTTGCATGCCGGCTTATTATCAGTATCTTTTGGAACGGGAGACCGAAGCGCTGACGCGGAACACGCTTACCTCCATGACCGAACATATTGTGACCTATCTGGAACAGTTAGAGCAAATCACTTATCTTCCCTATTTTAGCCCGGAATTAATGCAAGCATTGATTACTAAGAATACTTCTGATTATTCTTCCAACACCGAATTCGTCAAATACCCGGTGGAGCTGTCCTTAAATACCTTCCTGCCGGCATTTCTGTTGACCTACGGCAACAATTTATCAGCCGCCTTGCTGCTGACTCAAAATGGTGACGTATACAGTCAGACCAACGGTCTGTCGGATGTCGTTGAAGATTATCCGTTTTTTGATCAGCCGTGGTATCTTCAAACGGTACAGGCGGATGGCAAAGCAACCTTTATTAGCACCCACCATCAGGATTATTTTACAGCCCCGCTGACCAAACGTGTATTTTCCGTAGCCCGCGTTATTAAAGATCCTGAATCCCTTCGTCCGCTGGCTGTCATTATGGCTGATGCGGAGACAAGCTTGCTGGACGAGATTGTGATCAAGGATTTTGGCGTGCGGTCCATTAGTGCGATCCTCAATGAAAAGGGAGAGGTCTTTTATT carries:
- the gtfA gene encoding sucrose phosphorylase; the encoded protein is MQIKNEAMLITYADSLGRNLQELNEILDKHLKGVVGGVHLLPFYPSSGDRGFAPMDYTQVDESFGSWSEVEEMSGKFYMMYDFMINHISRQSPYFRDFLDKKEDSEYADLFIRYKDFWPGGEPTDADVDLIYKRKPRAPYVEVTFKDGTTEKVWCTFDEQQIDLDVTTETTKKFVRDNLTFLAGKGASIIRLDAFAYANKKIGTNCFFVEPEIWEMLKYSEDIVNPTGITVLPEIHEHYSIQLKIAEQGYYVYDFALPMLVLHALFSGKAHRLAHWLQICPRKQFTTLDTHDGIGVVDVKDLLSDEEAEMTREHLYSQGANVKKIYSTEAYNNLDIYQINCTYYSALGNDDQAYLLARALQCFAPGIPQIYYVGLLAGENDIELLESTKEGRNINRHYYTKEEIEVETKRPVVQKLFQLLKFRNSCPAFSGDIAIQEKSSHELEITWKHQASEAKLTANLLTKQFTILAREQAAEWAEVFV
- a CDS encoding alpha-galactosidase encodes the protein MSIQFDAESRTFHLTAGETSYILRIIDGGYLAHLYWGKRLRRYDGSNALQYLDRGFSPNPNPDDRTFSLDTLPQEYPAYGGTDFRNPAYQIQRADGTTISDLRVISHQIVQGKPSIDGLPVTYVEDEHEAQTLQIHLLDSLLGLSVTLSYTVYERRNVIARSVRLLNKGAEPLQVLRAFSANVDFRDDNFDMVHLPGAWARERHIERQPLHKGIQSIESRRGASSHQHNPFLALARKGATEECGEIFAFSLVYSGSFTASAEVDQFSTTRVSMGINDFDFSWSLEPGGAFQCPEAILVYSANGLGEMSRTFHGLFRERLCRGEYRDQVRPILINNWEGTYFDFNADSIERIAEAGSSLGMELFVLDDGWFGKRDDDKSSLGDWFVNENKLEGGLNRLAGRIVDKEMQFGLWFEPEMVSQESELYRKHPDWCLHVPGRNRSEGRNQLVLDFSRTEVCDEIISMVSDILSSAPITYVKWDMNRHMTEIGSATLPPVRQRETAHRYILGLYRVMEELTTTFPHVLFESCSGGGGRFDPGMLYYMPQTWTSDNTDAVSRLKIQYGTSLVYPIISMGAHVSAVPNHQVHRSTSLDIRGHVAMSGNFGYELDVTALSEEEKAEIRRQIELYKTNRMLIQFGGFYRLLSPFEGNETAWMFVSADQSEALVFYFRTGAEANSRVSSVRLQGLDESSNYSCDKGGVYGADELMNSGLAVPALWKGDYESIMWKLTRETNITH
- a CDS encoding carbohydrate ABC transporter permease; the protein is MATPKINKWQIALMALIGVVHIVPLYLLVSTAFKKESDLSSKWVLPGYFNLDNFKNAWQYANLDRAFINNIIITFFAVLLILVVGSLASYPLSRFQTRLNKFVYILFISALIVPPLTVLVPLYQFIVDLNGLNTYWGVILLNVTFNLPMTIFLYTGFIGTIPKELDEAGMIDGTSRVGLFFKIILPLLQPVTVTAIILSGVSIWNDYQFSLFFLQSSSMHTLTVALSAFFSQFTSNLSWVAAGSLMSMLPLTLLYLFLQRFFIAGLSAGAVKS
- a CDS encoding carbohydrate ABC transporter permease, which translates into the protein MMYLPALILFAAFIFYPFMNGIRISFTNWDGYSQNSAWVGLANYKRLFTDPNIGTVVKNTLTYGLGSTILQNLFGLLYALLLNQSIKGRGIVRTIIYLPVIISPLIMGYIWYFIFQMNGGALNDLVKLFGGDPVNFLANPQLNVWLITLVNTFQFVGTAMIIYLAGLQSISADYYEAASLDGASAWQRFKNVTFPLLAPSITINVVINIIGGLKLFDVIIALTNGGPGYASQSLSTMMYQMYFARQDAGYAASMGNLMFFITSIIGIAALILLRRKENA